A DNA window from Paenibacillus segetis contains the following coding sequences:
- a CDS encoding OmpA/MotB family protein has translation MRSRSRQRRQNKTDTKDRWMITYADLITLLLIFFVIMFAMSRLDIEKYETITESLQLTFKSGDSLLEKGHGILGSGDPYSQVSPPATSGQDDQGNKSSDVNAATPAPMTERELAFRKQEEELLSLMNMIQQYIKDNKLEDQIHVSDLPKGISITLSDRFLFDVGRADLKKDSAKTLSKLASLFGSLNTIVSIEGHTDSVPVGEASKFKDNWELSGARALSVLRYFIDQAKLSPDGFQYAGYADTRPVGDNNTTEGRTKNRRVEITVLRQLQQ, from the coding sequence ATGAGATCGCGGAGCCGGCAACGGAGACAGAATAAGACTGATACTAAGGACCGCTGGATGATCACTTATGCCGATCTAATTACACTGTTGCTTATTTTTTTCGTTATTATGTTTGCTATGAGTCGACTAGATATCGAGAAATATGAGACAATCACAGAATCACTCCAACTCACTTTCAAAAGCGGAGATTCCTTATTGGAGAAAGGGCACGGCATTCTTGGCAGTGGAGATCCTTATTCACAAGTCAGTCCACCAGCTACTTCAGGACAAGATGATCAAGGTAACAAGAGTAGTGATGTTAACGCAGCGACTCCAGCTCCAATGACAGAGCGTGAACTAGCCTTTCGCAAACAAGAGGAAGAGCTTCTTAGTCTGATGAATATGATCCAGCAATATATTAAGGACAATAAGCTGGAAGATCAAATTCACGTATCCGATCTCCCCAAAGGTATCTCGATCACATTGAGTGATCGTTTTCTATTTGATGTCGGTAGAGCGGATTTGAAAAAAGACTCTGCCAAAACCTTATCTAAGCTAGCTAGTTTGTTCGGTTCGCTTAATACCATTGTTAGTATTGAAGGACATACCGATAGCGTGCCTGTCGGTGAAGCTTCCAAATTCAAAGACAATTGGGAACTATCCGGGGCGAGAGCACTGTCCGTTCTCCGTTATTTCATTGACCAAGCGAAGCTAAGTCCAGATGGATTCCAATACGCCGGATACGCTGACACACGGCCAGTTGGCGACAATAATACCACCGAAGGTAGAACGAAGAACCGGCGTGTTGAGATCACCGTGCTAAGACAACTTCAGCAATAG
- a CDS encoding murein hydrolase activator EnvC family protein produces the protein MKKWISIIAVVTLAVMIFQPIEGYAKSKTISQIDKELKQLQEQAKKAKEQQEKAADKKQTAQHYVNKNTNYLNQLMGEIETVSNQLTKISMDIDKTEENLRNTGTKLEETEARIAERSEWLDSRVRLMYTDGTVSYLDVLLSSTSFTDFLERADSLQAIAHQDQLLLDEHKRDKELFEQQKVELEQDYAKVKNLYAEAESRKSTLEEKENEKQQLIAKYSTEMDESDEISEEQEALLVELATKRASLEKEKNKLKAAQVYTYKKKTGSGSSSVSSSGTFKGNGGSMGLAVTGARLSSGYGTRVHPITGKVKTHTGIDMAAPQGTDIHAAAGGVVIVAEWWSGYGNTVIIDHGDNVWTLYGHIRNNGIVVEKGQQVKKGQKIAEVGSTGNSTGPHCHFEVRIDGKPVDPMPYL, from the coding sequence TTGAAAAAATGGATTTCTATCATTGCCGTTGTCACTTTAGCCGTTATGATCTTCCAACCTATCGAAGGTTATGCTAAGAGCAAAACGATCAGTCAGATCGACAAAGAATTGAAGCAACTGCAAGAGCAGGCCAAGAAGGCCAAAGAGCAGCAGGAGAAAGCCGCTGATAAGAAGCAAACAGCTCAACATTATGTCAATAAGAATACAAATTATTTGAACCAGCTTATGGGGGAAATTGAAACTGTAAGTAATCAACTTACTAAAATTTCAATGGACATTGATAAAACGGAAGAAAATCTGCGGAATACAGGCACGAAGCTCGAAGAGACAGAAGCCCGAATTGCGGAACGTTCGGAATGGCTAGATTCACGAGTGCGGCTTATGTATACAGATGGTACAGTTTCCTATTTGGATGTTCTCTTATCCTCAACAAGTTTTACAGATTTCCTTGAACGTGCGGATTCTTTACAGGCTATAGCTCATCAGGATCAATTACTTCTGGATGAACATAAACGTGATAAAGAGTTATTTGAGCAGCAAAAGGTTGAATTGGAACAGGATTATGCTAAGGTGAAGAACCTGTATGCCGAAGCGGAATCACGTAAGAGTACATTGGAAGAGAAAGAAAATGAGAAGCAACAACTGATTGCTAAATATAGCACGGAAATGGATGAATCGGATGAAATTAGTGAAGAGCAGGAAGCTTTACTTGTAGAGCTTGCTACCAAACGAGCATCCTTGGAGAAAGAGAAGAATAAGCTCAAAGCTGCTCAGGTATACACGTATAAGAAGAAAACGGGCTCAGGAAGTTCCAGTGTCTCAAGCTCTGGTACATTTAAAGGTAATGGTGGTTCAATGGGGCTTGCGGTTACGGGAGCACGTTTGTCATCTGGTTATGGCACACGGGTGCATCCGATTACAGGTAAGGTGAAGACACATACGGGTATAGATATGGCAGCACCACAAGGAACAGATATTCATGCAGCCGCTGGCGGTGTGGTTATCGTTGCAGAATGGTGGAGCGGTTATGGGAATACAGTAATTATTGATCACGGTGATAATGTATGGACCTTATATGGTCATATTCGGAATAATGGGATTGTGGTGGAGAAAGGTCAACAAGTGAAAAAAGGCCAGAAGATCGCCGAGGTTGGAAGTACGGGCAACTCGACAGGGCCACATTGTCACTTTGAAGTACGGATTGATGGAAAACCAGTAGACCCGATGCCTTATTTGTAA
- a CDS encoding S41 family peptidase, giving the protein MFKRRTVTLLVLVAMLISSLLTLTLTGQWSFASSGSIRSGIFADNLSGSSKSDMQKIEKALQLVKNNYVEDVDQSKLVDGAIDGIMNALGDPFSSYMGPDTAKQFSEEIEGSFTGIGAEVSMENGSVVVVAPIKGSPAEKAGIKPKDILLSVNGVSFEGLKLNEAVTKIRGPKGTEAKVKVKRADTSAEIEYTIVRDDITLETIYSRMEAGGIGVIEITEFSMNTAERFKEELASLEGQGMKGLVIDVRNNPGGVLSVVIDMAKQFVPKDKVIVQVEDKSKQRSKTVSNGSGKHYPIAVVTNKGSASASEILAGALQESAGAKLIGEATYGKGTVQTSFTKEMGDGSLLKVTIAKWLTPNGEWIHKKGIKPDIEVSQPDYFSVAPINKETTFKYDMLGDDIKSAQVMLNALGFKPGRMDGYFDKGTETALKQFQTSVKLKADGILEAETVKALESKLIEHIRDVKNDKQMNTAIEEIRKEITP; this is encoded by the coding sequence ATGTTTAAAAGACGTACTGTAACTTTGCTCGTTCTGGTGGCCATGCTGATCAGTAGTTTGCTCACCTTGACTTTAACAGGACAGTGGAGCTTTGCGAGCTCAGGCTCGATTCGCAGTGGTATTTTTGCTGATAATCTCAGCGGAAGTTCTAAGAGCGATATGCAAAAAATCGAAAAGGCGCTTCAATTAGTTAAAAATAATTATGTTGAAGATGTTGATCAGAGTAAGTTGGTAGATGGTGCGATTGATGGCATTATGAATGCGCTTGGAGATCCTTTCTCTTCTTACATGGGACCGGATACGGCGAAGCAGTTCTCGGAAGAAATTGAAGGTTCATTTACGGGCATCGGTGCTGAGGTATCGATGGAGAATGGCAGCGTAGTTGTGGTAGCTCCGATTAAAGGCTCTCCGGCGGAGAAGGCGGGTATTAAGCCCAAAGATATCCTGTTATCAGTGAATGGGGTATCCTTTGAAGGGTTGAAACTTAACGAAGCGGTAACGAAAATCCGTGGTCCAAAAGGAACAGAGGCCAAGGTAAAAGTAAAACGGGCGGATACTTCTGCAGAGATAGAGTACACCATTGTGCGTGATGATATCACACTCGAAACGATCTATTCACGGATGGAAGCTGGTGGAATTGGTGTTATCGAAATTACCGAATTCTCGATGAATACGGCGGAACGGTTCAAAGAAGAACTGGCCTCCCTTGAAGGTCAAGGGATGAAAGGGCTTGTCATTGACGTTCGCAATAATCCAGGCGGCGTGCTCTCGGTTGTTATCGATATGGCGAAGCAGTTTGTACCGAAGGATAAGGTTATCGTTCAGGTTGAGGATAAGAGCAAACAGCGGAGCAAGACGGTATCGAACGGCTCAGGCAAGCATTATCCGATCGCTGTTGTGACTAACAAGGGAAGTGCAAGTGCATCCGAGATTCTCGCAGGTGCGTTGCAGGAGTCAGCGGGTGCCAAGCTAATTGGCGAAGCGACTTATGGTAAGGGAACCGTGCAAACTAGCTTCACTAAGGAAATGGGTGATGGTAGTCTGCTCAAAGTTACCATAGCTAAATGGTTGACACCAAATGGCGAGTGGATTCATAAAAAGGGGATCAAACCTGATATTGAGGTATCTCAACCTGATTATTTTTCAGTGGCACCCATTAATAAGGAGACCACCTTTAAATATGATATGCTCGGTGATGACATTAAAAGTGCACAAGTGATGTTGAATGCGCTTGGCTTCAAGCCTGGCCGAATGGATGGATATTTTGATAAAGGGACGGAAACTGCGCTTAAGCAATTCCAAACTAGTGTGAAGTTGAAGGCGGATGGCATTCTTGAAGCCGAAACGGTGAAAGCTCTAGAGAGCAAGTTGATTGAACATATACGTGATGTGAAGAACGATAAGCAAATGAATACGGCAATTGAAGAGATTCGGAAGGAAATTACTCCATAG
- a CDS encoding PDZ domain-containing protein — MSILLEGLWNLAEAGAQLFLQPFYYISIILIMLIYRRQVLLERKLFHVRLHSWVSQTWRTVLGGLLAGIGVSSASAFLGMTLSVEGIVCIWVVTLVLLLFRIRYLCMAYSVGLLGVTQFILNLFPAFEGREWMGDIVRIVRELNIPALLCLVALLHVAEGLLVRWQGANFAGPLFFEGKRGRLVGGYQMQNLWPIPLFLLIPAQTTGGVLPWTPFFGGESWQGGFGMMALPIVIGFSEMTIGLLPQAKARVTSGRILGYGVIILVLAMLSAWWSPLVIVAALAAIILHEGLVLFSRIEEQQHSPLFVNPKGGLKVLAVLPGSPAEELGIVAGETIAKVNGVKVPTKEDLHAALRINPAFCKLEVLNLAGESKYLQRAIYAGEHHQLGAILAPDEKAPAAMRLQPLSLLQLLRPKRGVSDSGSVTGQRQVNTKLDEQEAHL; from the coding sequence TTGAGTATTCTTCTTGAAGGATTGTGGAATTTGGCAGAGGCAGGGGCGCAGCTGTTCCTACAGCCTTTTTATTATATTTCAATTATATTGATTATGCTTATTTATCGTCGGCAGGTGCTCTTGGAACGCAAACTATTCCATGTAAGACTACATAGTTGGGTAAGTCAGACTTGGCGAACGGTACTTGGTGGGTTGCTTGCAGGGATTGGGGTATCGTCTGCTTCTGCATTTTTGGGTATGACGTTAAGCGTGGAAGGGATAGTATGTATCTGGGTTGTAACTTTAGTGCTACTTCTGTTCCGCATTCGTTATTTATGTATGGCTTATTCCGTTGGTTTGCTTGGAGTGACCCAGTTTATTCTGAATTTATTCCCTGCGTTTGAGGGTAGGGAGTGGATGGGTGACATCGTTAGGATTGTACGGGAATTGAATATTCCAGCTTTATTGTGTTTAGTTGCACTGCTTCATGTAGCTGAGGGATTACTCGTCAGATGGCAAGGGGCAAACTTTGCTGGTCCGCTCTTTTTTGAAGGGAAGCGGGGGAGGTTAGTAGGGGGATATCAAATGCAGAATCTCTGGCCAATTCCCTTATTCTTGCTTATTCCTGCGCAAACTACAGGGGGAGTGCTACCCTGGACACCGTTCTTTGGCGGTGAGTCTTGGCAAGGTGGATTTGGAATGATGGCGTTGCCGATTGTTATCGGCTTCTCGGAAATGACGATCGGTCTGTTGCCACAGGCCAAAGCTAGGGTGACTTCCGGGCGTATACTTGGTTATGGCGTCATTATACTCGTATTAGCGATGTTATCTGCTTGGTGGAGTCCTCTGGTGATCGTGGCTGCGTTAGCCGCTATTATATTACATGAGGGATTAGTGCTGTTTAGCCGTATAGAGGAACAACAGCATAGCCCGCTGTTTGTGAATCCAAAGGGTGGACTGAAGGTGTTGGCTGTTCTACCAGGAAGCCCGGCAGAAGAACTCGGGATCGTGGCCGGTGAGACGATCGCCAAGGTTAATGGGGTTAAGGTTCCGACGAAGGAAGATTTACATGCTGCGCTGCGGATCAATCCAGCTTTTTGTAAGCTGGAGGTACTGAACCTTGCTGGCGAGAGTAAATATCTCCAACGTGCTATCTATGCGGGTGAGCATCATCAGCTCGGCGCTATTCTGGCACCGGATGAGAAGGCGCCGGCCGCAATGCGATTGCAGCCGCTATCGTTACTACAGCTGTTGCGTCCAAAACGTGGTGTCAGTGACAGTGGTAGTGTTACAGGTCAGCGTCAAGTTAACACGAAACTGGACGAGCAGGAAGCACATCTATAG
- a CDS encoding flagellar motor protein yields the protein MDITTILGLIIGLIALIGGFLWEGGQVAGLMQLTAALIVFGGTLAAVMISFPLARLKQVPKAVALAFTTSNNKVGELIEDIIYMSFTARREGVLSLERKSADHPDVFLREGIQLVVDGTDQNTVKQIMEYEIEAVENKYDNYSKIFESAGGYAPTMGIIGTVMGLIHVLGSLTEPTSLGPSIALAFTATLYGVASANLIFLPIASKIKARCEDEVNRMEMMLEGILSIQNGDHPLLIRRKLESFIIETRRTLPATEEESQI from the coding sequence ATGGACATAACAACAATACTTGGCTTAATTATCGGATTAATTGCACTCATTGGTGGATTTCTGTGGGAGGGTGGACAAGTTGCGGGACTCATGCAGCTAACAGCTGCATTAATCGTGTTTGGTGGAACATTAGCTGCTGTCATGATCAGCTTTCCACTGGCCAGACTGAAGCAAGTACCCAAGGCCGTAGCCTTGGCTTTTACAACTTCGAACAACAAGGTTGGTGAATTGATTGAGGACATTATATACATGTCCTTTACAGCAAGGCGCGAAGGAGTACTATCCCTTGAGAGAAAATCCGCTGATCACCCTGATGTTTTTCTTCGCGAAGGTATTCAGCTCGTCGTGGATGGGACCGATCAGAACACGGTGAAGCAAATCATGGAGTACGAAATCGAAGCTGTAGAGAATAAGTATGACAATTACTCCAAAATATTTGAATCAGCTGGTGGATATGCCCCAACCATGGGGATTATCGGTACAGTTATGGGTCTCATTCACGTTTTGGGTAGCCTGACTGAGCCAACTTCACTTGGCCCATCCATTGCCTTGGCCTTTACAGCTACGTTGTATGGGGTTGCTAGTGCCAATCTGATCTTTTTACCTATCGCCTCAAAAATAAAAGCGCGTTGCGAAGATGAAGTCAATCGAATGGAAATGATGCTTGAAGGTATCTTATCGATCCAAAATGGTGATCATCCACTTCTCATTCGCCGTAAATTGGAATCCTTTATCATAGAAACTCGCCGCACTCTGCCAGCTACGGAGGAGGAGAGCCAAATATGA